A genome region from Pseudanabaena sp. Chao 1811 includes the following:
- a CDS encoding DNA methyltransferase — MNAVEIEEAVSNLAETPFDASEFPFAFLEAFGNKATTIKRLKSAESNLSDLGGVLQRNNIHIKVCNVGEVGATLTALRTSPATTKHKVKFVLATDGQDFEAESMGDGETIACAYPQFADHFGFFLPLAGITTVKQIRENAFDIKATGRLNRLYVELLKDNPDWDQGDRREDFNHFMARLIFCFFAEDTNIFHGDGLFTQTIAQMSDGENTHEVLAELFRAMATPLQEREALGIRNWANVFPYVNGGLFSPHPLAPSPKEGEGGQEGFLTPLSPTGRGAGGEGINSGEYWEISSALKEKMIEVARQFRKEPSPSESILWQALRGRKLEGRKFRRQQPIGAFIVDFFCGAERLIVEVDGGVHDSQQEADRQRQELLESLGLRVVRVSSELVETRLDEALAIVRQGFNPHPLAPSPKTGEGGQESLTPLSPTGRGAGGEGLQLVDRPHPLTPSPKEGEGGQKTLTPLSPNGRGAGGEGLQLVDRPHPLTPSPKEGEGGQESPLTPLSRSGRGAGGEGVPRFSKIARSYLLHIGNLDWKRINPDIFGSMIQAIADDEERGTLGMHYTSVPNILKVLNPLFLDDLRAQLEAAGDNGRKLLNLRQRMAKIRVFDPACGSGNFLVIAYKEMRGIEAEINRRRGEGDRKSEIPLTNFRGIEIRHFAVEVARLALIIAEYQCDVLYRGQMLALAEFLPLKSDNWITCGNALRLDWLSLCPPTGTGVRVQREDLDLWQETRDEAEIDFKNEGGETYICGNPPYLGSTWQSKEQKDDLKQIFDGRTKLWKSLDYVAGWFMKAADYGTQTQAAAAFVSTNSICQGQQVPILWSLIFATGHEIAFAHTSFKWANLASHNAGVTVVIVGISNHSRKFKYLFSIDEKNQTIVKEAENINAYLVSGATVIIEKAAKPLCDIPAMNFGNKPVDGGNLLLSYDEVNRIGLNQEQKNKFIKRIYGSAEFIRGLSRYCLWIEDEDLDEALKIEPVRQRIEGVRKMRLNSRAKDANALADRYHQMREMNIGTKQTVTVAAISSENREFLPCGLLNSWETITNKLYALYDAPLWNMALIASRLHWVWIGTVCVRLEMRFSYSNTLGWNTFPVPTLTEQNKTDLTRCAEDILLAREHYFPATIADMYDRDRMDSEFPLVRQAHERNDEIIERIYIGRRFKNDTERLEKLFEMYSKMTSKQETGKPASKRKTKS, encoded by the coding sequence ATGAATGCCGTTGAAATTGAAGAAGCAGTTTCTAATTTAGCTGAGACACCTTTTGATGCTAGCGAGTTTCCTTTTGCCTTTTTAGAGGCATTTGGGAACAAGGCGACGACGATCAAGCGACTCAAAAGTGCGGAATCAAATCTGTCAGATCTAGGTGGTGTGCTTCAGCGCAATAACATTCATATTAAGGTTTGTAATGTGGGAGAGGTGGGGGCAACGCTCACGGCTTTGCGGACAAGTCCAGCCACGACCAAGCATAAGGTCAAGTTTGTTCTGGCGACGGATGGGCAAGACTTTGAGGCAGAAAGTATGGGCGATGGGGAGACGATCGCCTGTGCATATCCTCAATTTGCCGATCATTTTGGCTTTTTCTTGCCGTTGGCAGGGATTACGACGGTTAAGCAGATTCGGGAGAATGCCTTTGATATTAAGGCGACGGGGCGGCTAAATCGGCTTTATGTGGAGTTGCTAAAGGACAATCCTGATTGGGATCAGGGCGATCGCCGTGAAGATTTTAATCATTTTATGGCGCGGTTGATTTTCTGCTTTTTTGCGGAGGATACGAATATTTTTCATGGGGATGGGCTGTTTACGCAGACGATCGCGCAGATGAGTGACGGTGAAAATACCCATGAGGTTTTGGCGGAGTTGTTTCGGGCGATGGCGACACCATTACAGGAACGCGAGGCGTTAGGGATTCGTAATTGGGCGAATGTGTTTCCCTATGTGAATGGAGGGCTATTTAGCCCTCATCCCCTAGCCCCTTCTCCCAAGGAGGGAGAAGGGGGACAAGAAGGATTTCTTACTCCCCTCTCCCCTACTGGGAGAGGGGCTGGGGGTGAGGGAATTAATTCAGGCGAATACTGGGAAATTTCTTCTGCTCTTAAAGAAAAAATGATTGAGGTGGCGCGTCAATTTCGCAAAGAACCTTCTCCCAGTGAAAGCATTCTCTGGCAAGCTCTACGTGGACGCAAACTAGAAGGGCGCAAATTCAGGCGACAACAGCCAATTGGAGCGTTCATTGTTGATTTTTTCTGTGGGGCAGAACGGCTAATTGTTGAAGTGGATGGCGGTGTGCATGACTCACAACAAGAAGCAGATCGCCAACGACAAGAGCTACTTGAATCCTTGGGTTTGAGAGTGGTTCGTGTATCCAGTGAGCTAGTTGAAACGAGGCTAGATGAGGCGTTGGCTATTGTACGGCAGGGGTTTAACCCTCATCCCCTAGCCCCTTCTCCCAAGACGGGAGAGGGGGGACAAGAATCTCTTACTCCCCTCTCCCCTACTGGGAGAGGGGCTGGGGGTGAGGGTCTTCAATTGGTAGATCGCCCTCATCCCCTAACCCCTTCTCCCAAGGAGGGAGAAGGGGGACAAAAGACTCTTACTCCCCTCTCCCCTAATGGGAGAGGGGCTGGGGGTGAGGGTCTTCAATTGGTAGATCGCCCTCATCCCCTAACCCCTTCTCCCAAGGAGGGAGAGGGGGGACAAGAATCTCCTCTTACTCCCCTCTCCCGCTCTGGGAGAGGGGCTGGGGGTGAGGGAGTTCCTCGTTTTAGCAAGATTGCGCGATCGTATTTGCTGCATATTGGCAATCTGGACTGGAAGCGGATTAATCCTGATATTTTTGGGTCGATGATTCAGGCGATCGCTGATGATGAGGAGCGCGGCACTTTGGGGATGCACTATACGAGTGTGCCGAATATCTTGAAGGTTCTTAATCCGCTTTTTCTTGATGATCTTCGCGCTCAGTTGGAGGCGGCGGGGGACAATGGGCGGAAGTTGTTGAATTTGCGGCAACGGATGGCGAAGATTCGCGTGTTTGATCCTGCTTGTGGGTCGGGGAATTTTTTGGTGATTGCTTATAAGGAGATGCGCGGCATTGAGGCGGAAATCAATCGGCGGCGGGGTGAGGGCGATCGCAAGTCTGAGATTCCGTTAACCAATTTTCGGGGGATTGAGATTCGGCATTTTGCGGTGGAGGTGGCGCGGTTGGCGTTGATTATTGCGGAGTATCAGTGTGATGTGTTGTATCGGGGGCAAATGTTGGCGCTGGCGGAGTTTTTGCCGTTAAAGAGTGATAATTGGATTACTTGTGGGAATGCGTTGCGGTTGGATTGGTTGAGTCTGTGTCCGCCAACGGGAACGGGGGTAAGGGTGCAGCGTGAGGATTTGGATTTGTGGCAAGAGACGCGGGATGAGGCTGAGATTGATTTTAAAAATGAGGGAGGAGAAACTTATATTTGTGGAAATCCGCCTTATTTGGGTTCTACTTGGCAATCGAAGGAACAGAAGGATGATTTAAAACAAATTTTTGATGGACGTACTAAGTTATGGAAGTCGCTAGATTATGTGGCGGGTTGGTTTATGAAGGCTGCTGATTATGGAACCCAAACCCAAGCGGCGGCGGCATTTGTTTCGACTAATTCCATTTGTCAGGGGCAACAAGTACCAATTCTCTGGTCACTAATTTTTGCAACTGGTCATGAAATTGCTTTTGCTCATACTTCTTTTAAATGGGCAAATCTAGCGAGTCATAATGCTGGGGTGACAGTGGTTATTGTGGGAATTTCTAATCATTCCAGAAAGTTTAAATATCTATTTTCTATTGATGAGAAAAATCAAACTATTGTAAAGGAAGCTGAAAATATTAATGCTTACTTGGTTTCGGGTGCAACTGTAATTATTGAAAAAGCAGCAAAGCCATTGTGCGATATTCCTGCCATGAATTTTGGTAATAAACCTGTGGATGGCGGTAATTTGCTCCTTTCTTATGATGAAGTAAATAGAATAGGGCTGAACCAAGAGCAAAAAAATAAGTTTATCAAACGAATTTATGGATCAGCAGAATTTATTCGGGGATTATCTCGTTATTGCTTATGGATTGAAGATGAAGACTTAGATGAAGCTTTGAAAATTGAACCTGTTAGACAACGGATTGAAGGAGTTCGTAAAATGCGTTTAAATAGTCGAGCCAAAGATGCTAATGCTCTAGCTGATCGTTATCATCAAATGCGTGAGATGAATATTGGAACAAAGCAAACCGTTACAGTTGCAGCTATTTCATCTGAAAATCGCGAGTTTCTTCCTTGTGGCTTATTAAATTCATGGGAAACAATTACAAACAAACTTTATGCTCTCTACGATGCCCCGCTCTGGAACATGGCACTCATCGCCTCACGCCTCCATTGGGTCTGGATCGGTACAGTTTGCGTGCGGCTAGAAATGCGATTCTCTTACTCCAACACCCTCGGCTGGAACACCTTCCCCGTCCCCACCCTCACCGAACAAAACAAAACCGACCTCACCCGTTGCGCCGAAGACATACTGTTAGCTAGAGAGCATTACTTTCCTGCCACCATCGCCGATATGTACGATCGCGACAGAATGGACAGCGAATTTCCATTAGTCAGACAAGCCCACGAGAGAAATGACGAAATCATTGAACGGATTTACATCGGGCGGCGGTTTAAAAACGACACCGAGCGATTAGAGAAGTTGTTTGAGATGTACAGCAAAATGACCAGTAAACAAGAGACAGGGAAACCAGCTAGCAAACGAAAAACCAAGTCATAA
- the rlmD gene encoding 23S rRNA (uracil(1939)-C(5))-methyltransferase RlmD codes for MLQQGQKITLTIDDLADSGDGVGRYENIAIFVPNTVPSDRIVAKLEFVKKNFAKASIEKILTPSSDRVRPNCIVADKCGGCQWQAVSYPAQLRTKQNIVLQALQRIGGFDADLLEELISPIVGAKDSLHYRNKVTYPLATGKDGNLKAGYYQKGSHKIVNLNQCPAQDERLDPMLAELKMDIHNQCWEIYDENAHTGLLRHLGLRIGRHTGEILITIVTRDWDVPNLGVFAQTWLERYDKVVGVILNCNPDKTNAIFGRESRCIAGKDYLLEKFAGLTFRLRGDTFFQVYTEQAEKMFNIIESELQLEGTEVLLDAYAGIGTIALPLAEQVKQAIAIEIQPQATAQGKLNAELNGIDNVVFHTGKVEELISTLNVQPDIVILDPPRKGCEPEVITFLRENAPERIVYVSCNPATQARDLKLLCEGNLYQLTRIQPIDFFPQTSHVEAIAFLAKA; via the coding sequence ATGTTGCAACAAGGACAAAAAATTACGCTCACCATTGATGACCTCGCCGATAGTGGCGATGGAGTGGGTCGTTACGAAAATATTGCCATCTTTGTGCCGAATACTGTCCCTAGCGATCGCATTGTTGCCAAGCTAGAGTTTGTGAAAAAGAATTTTGCTAAGGCAAGCATTGAAAAAATTTTAACGCCATCAAGCGATCGCGTCCGTCCTAATTGCATTGTTGCTGACAAGTGCGGTGGTTGTCAGTGGCAAGCCGTCAGCTATCCTGCCCAACTGCGAACCAAGCAAAACATTGTTCTTCAAGCATTACAAAGAATCGGTGGCTTTGATGCTGATCTTTTAGAAGAACTCATTTCCCCGATTGTCGGTGCGAAAGATAGCTTGCACTACCGCAACAAAGTTACCTATCCCCTAGCTACTGGCAAAGATGGCAATCTTAAAGCAGGCTACTACCAGAAAGGAAGCCATAAGATCGTCAATCTCAATCAATGCCCTGCTCAAGATGAACGCCTCGATCCGATGCTTGCTGAACTTAAAATGGATATCCATAACCAATGTTGGGAAATCTATGATGAGAATGCTCATACAGGCTTACTACGGCATTTAGGACTGCGTATCGGCAGACATACAGGCGAGATTCTGATTACTATTGTCACCCGTGATTGGGATGTACCGAACTTAGGAGTATTTGCCCAGACATGGCTAGAGCGCTATGACAAGGTGGTGGGTGTAATTCTCAATTGCAATCCTGATAAAACCAATGCCATTTTTGGACGTGAGAGCCGTTGCATTGCGGGTAAAGACTATCTTTTAGAAAAATTTGCGGGTCTTACCTTCCGTCTGCGTGGAGATACTTTCTTTCAGGTTTATACAGAGCAAGCAGAGAAGATGTTCAACATTATCGAATCAGAGTTGCAACTAGAAGGAACAGAAGTTCTCTTAGATGCCTATGCTGGTATTGGCACGATCGCTTTACCCCTAGCCGAACAGGTCAAGCAGGCGATCGCGATCGAAATTCAGCCACAGGCTACTGCTCAAGGTAAGCTCAATGCGGAACTCAACGGTATTGATAACGTGGTTTTCCACACTGGTAAAGTCGAAGAATTGATCAGCACTCTCAATGTACAGCCTGATATCGTGATCCTCGATCCTCCCCGCAAAGGTTGTGAACCTGAAGTAATTACCTTTCTCCGCGAAAATGCTCCTGAACGTATTGTCTATGTCAGTTGCAATCCCGCCACCCAAGCGAGAGATCTCAAGTTGCTATGTGAAGGTAATCTCTATCAACTCACTCGCATTCAACCGATTGACTTTTTCCCGCAAACCTCTCACGTCGAAGCGATCGCTTTTTTGGCTAAGGCATAA
- a CDS encoding DUF29 domain-containing protein, producing MLWTEETAAKLKARDFDHVDLENLIEEIESLGRSEKKEVRNRLKTLLEHLIKRIYVDMPRHWSVKG from the coding sequence TTGCTATGGACTGAGGAAACTGCAGCCAAGCTCAAGGCTAGGGATTTTGACCATGTAGACTTGGAAAACTTGATAGAGGAGATCGAATCATTGGGGCGTTCTGAAAAAAAGGAGGTTAGAAATCGGCTCAAAACTTTGCTAGAACATCTAATCAAGCGGATCTATGTTGATATGCCTCGGCACTGGTCAGTAAAGGGGTGA
- a CDS encoding RDD family protein yields MDFEPAYSRYPLATVNQRLGALIVDFLSCWFISELTVSILSIDPANPLHLFIFISTWFVFRVFIAARAQGQSFGRWLISIRVIDAEYGKTAGLGAFMKREIFVFVCSIFLIKTITSTLIVFAWIPFVADAAFAIVDNEKRQAFHDRISGTISIQTRKGFAIDEKLGKLFNQAGQQATKLYQSRQERDLYEDEYSAPRPKPKRRPRTKSRPPQDFNFDRESEFDRSYQDSYKDPYAEPLDPPRNVYKGDVDGFDDWDKDDFRDDYRDDLRDRPKSYGNTYEKPYEDEPPIKRSARRPRRR; encoded by the coding sequence ATGGACTTCGAGCCAGCCTACAGTCGCTATCCCCTTGCCACGGTCAATCAACGCCTCGGAGCGCTCATCGTAGACTTTTTAAGTTGTTGGTTTATTTCCGAATTAACCGTCTCAATATTATCGATTGACCCTGCTAATCCCCTGCATCTATTTATATTTATCTCGACATGGTTTGTCTTTCGTGTATTTATCGCCGCACGCGCACAGGGACAGAGCTTTGGCAGATGGCTGATCAGCATTCGCGTGATTGATGCGGAATATGGCAAAACGGCTGGACTTGGCGCATTTATGAAGCGAGAGATTTTTGTCTTTGTTTGCTCCATTTTTCTGATTAAAACCATCACCTCGACCCTGATCGTCTTTGCATGGATTCCCTTTGTTGCCGATGCTGCCTTTGCGATCGTTGATAACGAAAAGCGTCAAGCCTTCCACGATCGCATTAGTGGCACGATTTCCATCCAGACCCGCAAAGGCTTTGCGATCGATGAAAAGCTAGGCAAACTCTTTAACCAAGCAGGACAACAAGCAACTAAGCTCTACCAAAGTCGTCAAGAGCGTGATTTATATGAAGATGAATATAGCGCTCCTCGTCCCAAACCTAAGCGCCGCCCTCGCACCAAATCACGCCCACCCCAAGATTTTAATTTTGATCGAGAAAGCGAATTTGATCGGTCTTATCAAGATAGTTACAAAGATCCCTATGCTGAGCCTTTAGATCCGCCCAGAAATGTCTACAAAGGCGATGTGGATGGCTTCGATGATTGGGATAAGGATGATTTTCGTGATGACTATCGTGATGATCTGCGCGATCGCCCTAAGTCCTACGGCAATACTTACGAAAAACCTTACGAAGATGAACCACCAATTAAGCGATCGGCACGTCGTCCCAGACGCAGATAG
- a CDS encoding NAD(P)H-quinone oxidoreductase subunit 4, translating into MTLDQFPWLTAIVLLPLIASLLIPILPDKEGKTVRWYALGVGIADFILMCYAFWKNYDPSSATFQLAEKYTWIPQLGLSWAVSVDGISAPLVLLAGLVTTLSIFAAWQVNIKPRLFYFLMLVLYSAQIGVFVAQDLLMFFIMWEVELIPVYLLVSIWGGQKRQYAATKFLLYTAAASIFILVAGLAMALYGNNLTFDMAELALKEFPLFLELPLYAGLLIAFGVKLAIFPLHTWLPDAHGEASSPVSMILAGVLLKMGGYGLIRLNMGLLEHAHVYFAPVLAMLGVVNIVYGAVNSFAQTNMKRRLAFSSVSHMGFVLIGIASFTDLGISGAMLQMLSHGLIASVLFFLAGVTYDRTHTMLLNEMGYIGKVMPKVFALFTVGALASLALPGMSGFASEIAVFVGMTSSDVYSSTFRTVTVFLAAVGVILTPIYLLSMLRQIFYACEGNPTCDINPSCDISDISLRSQGNQEVVCFGTSCALPSESDFSDARPREVFIAVCFLVPIIAIGAYPKMATNIYDATTVVINSQMRQAHADVASSKKSPILAHPSSFPTLSEVKVNAVLANK; encoded by the coding sequence ATGACATTAGACCAATTTCCTTGGCTTACCGCGATTGTCCTGCTCCCCCTCATAGCTTCCTTGCTAATCCCCATATTGCCAGACAAAGAAGGCAAAACTGTGCGTTGGTATGCATTAGGTGTAGGCATCGCTGATTTTATTTTGATGTGCTACGCCTTCTGGAAAAACTATGATCCGAGCAGTGCAACCTTTCAACTCGCGGAAAAGTACACATGGATACCCCAGTTAGGTCTCAGTTGGGCGGTCTCGGTCGATGGCATCTCTGCACCCTTAGTACTACTTGCAGGACTTGTTACCACGCTATCCATCTTCGCTGCGTGGCAAGTTAATATCAAACCCCGCTTGTTCTACTTCCTCATGTTGGTGCTGTATTCTGCACAGATCGGCGTATTTGTTGCCCAAGATCTCCTGATGTTTTTCATCATGTGGGAAGTAGAACTAATTCCTGTGTATTTGCTCGTTTCCATCTGGGGCGGTCAAAAGCGCCAGTATGCAGCCACAAAGTTTTTGCTTTACACCGCCGCCGCTTCCATTTTTATCTTGGTGGCAGGCTTAGCAATGGCTCTCTATGGCAATAACCTTACCTTTGACATGGCGGAGCTAGCGCTCAAAGAATTTCCTCTGTTCCTAGAGCTTCCCCTCTATGCAGGTTTGTTAATTGCTTTTGGTGTCAAACTCGCAATTTTCCCTCTCCATACTTGGTTGCCCGACGCTCATGGCGAAGCATCTTCACCTGTATCAATGATTTTGGCTGGTGTCCTGCTAAAAATGGGTGGATATGGTTTGATTCGTCTAAATATGGGATTGCTTGAACATGCTCATGTTTACTTCGCACCCGTATTAGCGATGCTAGGCGTAGTCAATATTGTCTACGGGGCAGTAAATTCCTTTGCCCAAACCAATATGAAGCGCCGCCTTGCTTTCTCCTCAGTTTCGCACATGGGCTTTGTCCTGATTGGGATTGCCTCCTTCACTGACTTGGGAATCAGTGGGGCAATGTTGCAAATGCTTTCCCATGGATTGATTGCCTCAGTCTTGTTCTTCCTTGCTGGTGTTACCTACGATCGCACCCACACAATGTTATTGAACGAGATGGGCTACATCGGTAAGGTCATGCCTAAGGTATTCGCTCTCTTTACGGTTGGCGCATTGGCATCTTTGGCTCTTCCTGGAATGAGTGGGTTTGCTAGTGAAATTGCTGTATTTGTAGGCATGACCTCTAGCGATGTCTATAGCTCTACTTTCCGCACAGTTACAGTATTCCTCGCCGCAGTGGGCGTAATTCTCACTCCGATTTATTTGCTGTCAATGTTGCGTCAGATTTTCTACGCCTGTGAGGGTAATCCTACCTGTGATATCAATCCTTCCTGCGATATCTCAGACATTAGTCTTAGATCACAAGGTAACCAAGAAGTAGTTTGTTTCGGTACAAGTTGTGCCTTGCCTAGTGAATCTGACTTTAGTGATGCGAGACCTCGTGAAGTATTTATTGCGGTTTGCTTCTTAGTACCAATTATTGCGATCGGTGCTTATCCCAAGATGGCAACCAATATTTACGATGCGACTACGGTGGTAATTAATTCGCAAATGCGTCAAGCCCATGCTGATGTAGCATCGTCGAAAAAGTCTCCCATCTTAGCTCATCCATCTTCTTTCCCTACACTTTCAGAAGTTAAGGTAAATGCAGTTTTAGCTAACAAGTAA
- a CDS encoding lipid-A-disaccharide synthase-related protein — translation MPTKRVLFISNGHGEDLNACEVLKALRHKYPHVETIALPLVGDGNAYRRAGVEIATPTKALPSGGFGYMSLRKQIEDFQSGLLSLTWQQIRAAKACGQTCDFVFATGDVLPAIFAYLTGLPYAIFLVSSSGFYENRFIPRWELALIMRSPRCRQILTRDAYSAKLLQQGGYQNASFAGYPIMDVLEPTGKHLHLIPNVPTIALLSGSRLPEAAENLALQLRLCVVIAKEFSPNPVQFRAALVPSLIPQLPELATKSGWEYIDGKFYQRDSDISVLCFSDAFPDILQQCDLAIGMAGTAVEQAVGLGKPVVQIMGNGPQFSYRFAEAQERLLGLSVQTIGKKSATPEILREAAKCVKRTLGDRNYLERCKQNGLERVGTKGGSEGLADAIASQIFHDSAMQH, via the coding sequence ATGCCAACAAAACGAGTCCTATTTATCAGTAATGGTCATGGTGAGGATTTAAATGCTTGTGAAGTCCTGAAAGCTTTACGACACAAGTATCCCCATGTAGAGACGATCGCTTTACCACTGGTGGGAGATGGTAATGCCTATCGTCGGGCAGGGGTAGAAATCGCGACACCGACTAAAGCGTTACCATCGGGGGGATTTGGCTATATGAGTTTGCGTAAGCAAATTGAGGATTTTCAGTCGGGTTTGCTTAGCTTGACTTGGCAACAAATTAGAGCCGCGAAAGCCTGTGGTCAAACCTGTGATTTTGTATTTGCGACTGGTGATGTGCTACCTGCCATTTTTGCCTACTTGACAGGGTTGCCCTACGCAATATTTTTGGTATCCTCATCAGGTTTTTATGAAAACCGCTTTATTCCGCGTTGGGAATTAGCGCTGATCATGCGATCGCCGCGTTGTCGCCAAATTTTGACCCGTGATGCCTATAGTGCGAAGCTGCTGCAACAAGGGGGATATCAAAATGCTAGTTTTGCGGGCTATCCGATCATGGATGTTTTGGAACCAACGGGAAAGCATTTGCATTTAATTCCAAATGTGCCAACGATCGCTTTGTTGTCGGGGAGTCGTTTGCCTGAAGCTGCGGAAAACTTGGCATTACAATTGCGCCTATGTGTCGTGATCGCCAAAGAGTTTTCACCTAATCCTGTTCAGTTTCGTGCAGCTCTCGTACCCAGCCTGATACCGCAATTGCCTGAACTTGCCACCAAGTCAGGTTGGGAATATATCGATGGCAAATTCTATCAAAGGGATTCTGATATCAGCGTCCTTTGCTTTAGTGATGCCTTTCCTGATATTTTGCAGCAATGCGATCTAGCGATCGGCATGGCAGGAACCGCCGTTGAGCAGGCTGTGGGATTGGGAAAACCTGTAGTTCAAATTATGGGAAATGGTCCTCAATTTTCCTATCGATTTGCCGAAGCACAGGAAAGGTTGCTGGGTCTATCAGTCCAAACCATTGGCAAAAAATCCGCTACACCTGAAATTTTGCGAGAAGCAGCAAAGTGTGTCAAACGGACTTTAGGCGATCGCAATTATTTAGAACGCTGCAAACAAAATGGTTTAGAGAGGGTTGGTACTAAAGGTGGTTCCGAAGGCTTAGCCGATGCGATCGCTAGTCAAATATTTCATGATAGTGCGATGCAGCATTAG
- a CDS encoding glycosyltransferase family 4 protein: protein MKHILFILPYLNQGGTEKQALSLIEGLRDRYKISLLAPDGNGAAAFRALPIAQRAFTQWDHNFFKGLPELIAGIRELQQEQAIDLVHIHGAHELMLPVRLVLGRVPIIFTVHGYHEPNMQLSYQSSCWFSNWFADRVISVCESEYNLLREFGLNEKKLHLIYNGVKEPILDLAKSASLARQYQLDPSTQLILGTAARLEEAKGLTYLLQAFAKLTRLSVPTPALVGQGTGSGYQSLAARQTNLRLVIAGNGDLEASLKQEAQDLGISDRVIFTGYLNDLPNLMQLFDIFVLPSLQEACSLACAEAMSQSKPVVGTCVGGIAEQVSDRQTGFIVMPRDPDHLAAKLTELIADQNLRDLFAQNAYSRYQQMFSSEIMLNKTAELYEMYL, encoded by the coding sequence ATGAAACATATTCTTTTTATCTTGCCCTATCTCAACCAAGGTGGTACGGAAAAACAAGCTCTTAGTCTGATTGAAGGATTGCGCGATCGCTACAAAATCTCCCTATTAGCTCCCGATGGTAACGGTGCTGCGGCATTTCGAGCGTTACCAATTGCCCAAAGAGCATTTACTCAATGGGATCATAATTTTTTTAAAGGTTTGCCCGAACTGATTGCGGGTATTAGAGAACTTCAGCAGGAACAGGCGATCGATCTTGTACATATTCATGGAGCCCATGAATTGATGCTACCTGTGCGTTTGGTATTGGGGCGAGTGCCAATTATTTTTACAGTGCATGGCTACCATGAGCCAAATATGCAGCTTAGCTATCAAAGTTCTTGCTGGTTTAGCAATTGGTTTGCCGATCGCGTAATTAGTGTATGTGAATCGGAATATAACCTCTTGCGCGAATTTGGGCTAAATGAGAAAAAGCTCCATTTAATTTATAACGGTGTTAAAGAGCCAATTCTGGATCTTGCTAAATCAGCAAGTCTTGCCCGCCAATACCAGCTTGATCCATCGACGCAACTCATTCTTGGTACAGCCGCTCGTCTTGAGGAGGCGAAAGGCTTAACTTACTTACTCCAAGCCTTTGCCAAGCTCACCCGTCTATCAGTGCCAACTCCTGCTCTAGTAGGACAAGGGACAGGTAGTGGCTATCAATCTCTTGCTGCGAGACAAACTAATCTCCGTCTAGTCATTGCAGGTAATGGTGATTTGGAAGCTAGCCTCAAGCAAGAAGCTCAAGATTTAGGTATCAGCGATCGCGTAATTTTTACAGGCTATCTCAATGACTTACCAAATCTAATGCAATTGTTTGACATTTTCGTACTGCCATCTTTGCAAGAAGCTTGTAGCCTTGCCTGTGCTGAGGCAATGTCTCAAAGTAAGCCCGTAGTTGGCACTTGTGTGGGTGGTATTGCTGAACAGGTTAGCGATCGCCAAACAGGTTTTATTGTCATGCCCCGCGATCCTGATCATCTTGCGGCAAAACTGACAGAATTAATTGCCGATCAAAACCTACGCGATCTCTTTGCCCAAAATGCCTATAGCCGTTATCAACAAATGTTTTCCAGCGAAATTATGCTCAATAAAACCGCAGAACTGTACGAGATGTATTTATGA
- a CDS encoding energy-coupling factor ABC transporter ATP-binding protein, protein MHHNPIFIENLSYVYPDGIQALKGISLQIGATERVAIVGANGSGKSTLLLHLNGILMPQQGDIVIGEMLLIPNNLLAIRNFVGLVFQNPDDQLFMPTVWEDVAFGPMNQGFKGTDLKTLVSEALVAVGLDVTKYAHRQSYNLSGGEKKRVAIAGVLAMQPQVLVFDEPSAQLDPRSRRQLIQLLQTLPETQLIATHDLDLVLELCDRTIVLSEGKIVYDGNTKQILSDREFLLAHSLEMPLSLNQ, encoded by the coding sequence ATGCACCATAACCCTATCTTTATTGAAAACCTCAGTTATGTCTATCCTGATGGTATTCAGGCTTTGAAAGGGATTAGTCTCCAGATTGGGGCAACGGAACGAGTTGCGATCGTGGGGGCAAATGGTTCTGGCAAATCAACATTATTACTGCATCTCAATGGGATTCTCATGCCGCAGCAAGGCGACATAGTGATCGGCGAGATGCTATTAATACCAAATAATTTGTTAGCAATTAGGAACTTTGTCGGTTTGGTGTTTCAAAATCCTGACGATCAACTATTTATGCCTACGGTTTGGGAAGATGTTGCCTTTGGCCCGATGAATCAAGGATTTAAGGGAACTGACTTGAAAACTCTTGTGTCAGAAGCTTTAGTTGCCGTTGGTCTCGATGTTACCAAATACGCACATCGCCAATCCTATAACCTATCTGGTGGTGAAAAGAAACGTGTGGCGATCGCAGGAGTATTAGCGATGCAGCCACAGGTCTTAGTATTTGATGAACCATCTGCCCAACTCGATCCACGATCCCGTCGTCAATTAATTCAGCTTTTGCAAACTTTGCCTGAAACTCAGTTAATTGCTACGCACGATCTGGACTTAGTTCTAGAATTATGCGATCGCACGATTGTGTTGAGTGAAGGCAAAATCGTCTATGACGGCAACACCAAACAGATATTAAGCGATCGCGAATTTCTGCTAGCCCATTCTCTCGAAATGCCCCTCAGTCTTAACCAATGA